Within the Aedes albopictus strain Foshan unplaced genomic scaffold, AalbF5 HiC_scaffold_728, whole genome shotgun sequence genome, the region TTGGAGGTGTGTCGATTTTGCTAATTGTCGATTACCGATCAAGGTAAACCCCTACTATATATATATTTACACAGAAATAATCATAATCCCGCAAACATAATTCTAACTAATTTGTCCCTCACAGATTCCTGATTGCTCGCCCAGTGAAGTCAACCAGTTTTGAGCAGACTAGACAGGTGCTAGAAGGCGTATTCGAACGAGAGGGTTTCCCGAAGTTTATTCGTTCTGACAACGGGCCGCCATTCAACGGCGATGATTACAAAAAGTACTGCTCCGAACGAGGAATTGAGACCCAATATTCCACGCTATTGTTTCCCCAGCAGAACGGCCTCGTCGAAAATTATATGAAGCTTGTTAATAAGGCGATGGCAACAGCGGTGAGCAATGGAACATGCTTCAAGGAAGCGTTACAAGCAGCTGTGAACGCTCACAATGCCGCGTCCCACTCGGTCACTGGGGTACCACCGGAAGAGGTTATGCTTGGACGTAAAATCAAGCGCCGACTTCCGTTGCTACATCACACAAAAGCAAACTTTGACGAAGAAATTCTCAACCAAAGAGACCGGTGTGAGAAGTTAAAGGCAAAGGAACGCGAGGATGCTCGCAGGGGAGCTTGATCTTGTCGCGTTGGCCCAGGTGACACGGTAATTGTTGAACGAGTAACGCGTACAAAAGGAGAAAGCAGATTCGATCCGCAGCGGTATACTGTTATACAAGAAGATAACGGTAGCCTGGCACTACACAACGACGAAGGACAAATCCTTAAACGCCATGTAACTCAGACAAGAAAAGTGAGCAAGTGGCGTGAACCTGAGCACAAGTCCAACGATGATGCCAGCATTGATCAAGGACCATCCAACTACCAACAATCATCAGCAGGACCAACAATTCGACCGCAGAGGGCAAAAGCACAGCCAACTTACTTGAAGGATTATGTCCAGTCAATTGATGATTAACTCCATTCACTTCAACTGCATACCGGGAGAAAACGGAATCCAATTTTTGTTCATGCTACGTGACCCTAGAATAGATTGAATTAACATTAAATGTTGTAAACATTTGTTTTCCAAGAAAGAAACTTCATCACAAATATGAATAGACACAATACTCACTGCAAGGTAGAAACCAGTTATGATAATTTACTTTTATCTTGCCATTCCGATTGCTTCTGGGTTCTAGATACCCTCTTCGtgtctctttgtttacttttttTCCCGTTTGATTTTGCAGCACACTTCAAACGCACACAGAAAGTACACTTCAAACTAAGCTGACGTTTCTCACCCCACTGAAAAAGATATGTGTGACAGAGGGTATAGCTACAcacggaaaacaaaacaaaatgaaaaagaaatatttttgcgacacggtaaaaaaaaaaaaaaacctgtaatgcTTCGCAAAGTCTAATTTAATAAATATGAGTTTTTATTTTTAAGTAGATGGAGGGAAGTATGGGTTACACAATTCCATGCTTTGTCGAAGAGGGACGTCTTATTTAAAGTAGGAGGGGGATGTGCGGGTCTGATATACCCCTTGATCAGAGCTGTGAGCCGGTAGCTGTCAAAGCCGAATGATCCAGTTCGGCACGAACATTGACAGCTGTTCGGCTCCTCGACAACTCACGATGAGGACACACTCCAGCAAGCACTTGGCCTCTTGCTCATCGGACGGTCATCGAGTGCGGACGCATAGGTAGGTAGCTCCGCACCACGCTGTTTGGACCAACCCATTCGGCGCATGCCAAAACCGCAcacgccccacttccgacattgttttTAACGCATGAAataagcagcggaagtcaaaggaaaaatgtcgctaattcggttttgaactggaaacataatatattCTGAAAcacttcggcccaaacccgtacgcgAGCCCGTacggtaatgaaaaaaaaaacctccatatGTCAATAGTCCATttaacgagccgattttatgattgaaattttgacaggagatagCGTCCTAACCCGTGATTCAACATTGATGTCACTTCGTAAAACGGctcatattgtcgtcgcggttgaaacccgaagtatccccacacccgacaatcgaattttctcaaaatccatacgttaaacctaacgtcggacgtagtgcgctggacagcggacctggccctctatccagcgcactgtgtgcGACGTACGACCGACACacagtttaggagaaacatcgagtttcgcgtgtcaaaaattccgattttcaactgcacgaacaatacgcaAGGCTAAATCCAAAATCCTCTAGTAGTGATCCGTCCCCCGAAGTGTGGCGTCTTTTCTCTGTGTTTTAGTTTTAAACAATCAATTtttgtgtatacttttattttggCGTGCATTTTTGAACCTAATCGACAAAATAATCGATTACTTAAATATTTTGAACAACCCTCTTGTAATAATCTGTCAAGTTAGAAACACACGCACACAAACAAGCAATGCAAGGTTAACTGGTGCAAATGGTTGTATGGTATTACCGCAGAGAGCANNNNNNNNNNNNNNNNNNNNNNNGTACGAACTAAGACGAAGTGTTTGCCCCCGTTGCGAAGCAGACGaccgcacaatggtcggaaaaagataaagttcggccaaaactctttttatgtgtttaatcgaagttataggttgcccagATATGGTATATAttgtttttagtgtttaaaaaggggtattcaaaaattacgtaatttcaataatttcaaaaacagtgaaaatcagtaaactccatattttttgcgttttttgttagaaaatcaattcggatttaaataaatgatcatctttcgatcaaatccaatcaagtttgttcaaaacgtgtgaaaaatgtggaaagataaattttatttcagtaaaaaatggaaaaataacgtaaaatatatgaaaaaacatgacttttttaaaaagctctaatttgaaaaactgcaaatttctgcaaaatatttaaacgtttttaggcagctctaagcatgatgtttaagatgtactattcgaaattgcggcgacacgtgacgacacgaaccgttttttaacttaaaaattcccaaaatttctaaggtacaatatatgaaaatttgaaaagttttgtgacatattaattttgcatcatacgtgcattcaaacagtccaataacaagctttcatatgctggataacttaaaacatatattccattctcaaaatattattattttacttttttcgaataattcatttttcaattttatgacttaggccactttggcagtaaaaatgtcattgaaatacaaaagctagtattcttttaattaataatcataaaagtacagtactttaactttgttataaggtgaaataaagtttaaaattatcaatttcgttttttgggagttttggccgcccctttgtatggagcccgaccaatgtggacCGTCCGCACACTGTTGTCGATTGCCACCAGAAGGAAGCTACAAGTGAAGCACGCGGACGTTAAATCGGCATACCTGTACGGAGAGTTGGAAGAAACCATCTATATGAGGCAGCCGACTGGATTTCAGACCGATGTGTGTCTGACTGCGGAAAAGTTTATATGAGCTGAAGCAAGCAGGACGGATATGGAACCGAAAAATTACCGAAGTGCCCCGGAGTTTGGGATACTTACCGGCGGGAGCAAATCCTTGCCTGTTCGTGAAGAAGCAAAGTGGCCATTTATCGTTCATACTGTTGTATTTAGACGATATGCTCATTGCTTGCCACTTGCCAGGACGATGGGAAACACAACAGGATTGTGAACACCCTGAAGATGCATTTCAAGCTAACCACATTAGGAGACGTCAACAACTATCTCGGTATTCGGATCGTGCATACATAGTGCATACATACGCAAGATACCTGCAAATTTTGGGCAAGCGGACGCAAGACCATCTCATATCCTAATGGACCCCGGTTATCCGAAATTAGCAAAAGGAGGAGAAGCTTATGCCACGGAAGGACGATTTCCAAAGCCTAGTCGGTAAACACCAGGCCCAGTATGTAGCTGTATGTTGCGGTAAACACCAGGCCCAA harbors:
- the LOC134284763 gene encoding uncharacterized protein K02A2.6-like; its protein translation is MAAKLKSILRERVWWPGLATDAENWVKTCEICATNGRPEKPTPMRRIFAPQAVRETIALDFNGPYARFGGVSILLIVDYRSRFLIARPVKSTSFEQTRQVLEGVFEREGFPKFIRSDNGPPFNGDDYKKYCSERGIETQYSTLLFPQQNGLVENYMKLVNKAMATAVSNGTCFKEALQAAVNAHNAASHSVTGVPPEEVMLGRKIKRRLPLLHHTKANFDEEILNQRDRCEKLKAKEREDARRGA